In the Sarcophilus harrisii chromosome 3, mSarHar1.11, whole genome shotgun sequence genome, one interval contains:
- the TMEM37 gene encoding voltage-dependent calcium channel gamma-like subunit: protein MTAIAVQAQKLLAQKRPAKSFFESCIRSLIILCAAFAVVLSSISICDGHWLLVKDQLFGLWHFCAFTNNSKLNCFTDLHLAQVDGVAVGMVLARSMGALAVVVAIFGLELLMVSQVCEDAHSRRKWAMGSIFILISFAFSSMGLFSFVILFKDQVTFTGFTLMFWCEFTSSFLFFLNGISGLHINSITYQWNEPKNF, encoded by the exons ATGACGGCCATCGCGGTTCAG GCTCAGAAGCTGCTGGCTCAGAAGAGGCCGGCCAAGTCCTTCTTTGAATCATGCATCCGATCCCTGATCATTCTGTGTGCTGCCTTTGCTGTGGTCCTGTCTTCTATCTCTATATGTGATGGCCACTGGCTCCTAGTGAAGGATCAGCTCTTTGGCTTGTGGCACTTCTGTGCCTTCACCAATAATAGCAAGCTGAATTGCTTCACAGACTTGCATCTTGCCCAGGTGGATGGAGTGGCAGTGGGCATGGTCCTGGCCCGAAGTATGGGGGCTCTGGCTGTGGTAGTGGCCATCTTTGGTCTGGAGCTGCTGATGGTCTCCCAGGTGTGTGAAGATGCTCACTCTCGGCGGAAATGGGCCATGGGCTCCATCTTCATCCTAATCTCTTTTGCCTTCTCTTCTATGGGTCTCTTCAGTTTTGTGATCCTCTTCAAGGACCAGGTCACCTTCACAGGTTTCACCTTGATGTTTTGGTGTGAATtcacctcttccttcctcttcttcctaaaTGGAATCAGTGGCCTTCACATCAATAGCATCACGTACCAGTGGAATGAACcaaagaatttttag